Proteins encoded within one genomic window of Pseudorasbora parva isolate DD20220531a chromosome 3, ASM2467924v1, whole genome shotgun sequence:
- the LOC137071512 gene encoding serine protease FAM111A isoform X2 encodes MAEECLNESCKNAEGKRHSFQFRIRNGETNKVVCDTSQTVFGALNKNSKFKSGAKDGKEIIIKRPKGQTHGAAVNTDFPCCLIEDDETLQINFYKNEEIEPTNQETTIHTDPKSLVIFYIRTRGKITKKIMKSNVFLNIDYVCVFAHQGDTLKNALQHDGRFIDDIFDGDCVLFDDKAINYELNMPVDFCNGKTFELNGTYKKPQVTSVKNDGESFHYSQQKKNTKQKPVEEKKTMVTDSSTEGHATASTSGNSSGDSGHSFFTDIQNILQTLCKDLLNQLKQQENSQDGELLRKDYDKGVVECFTEVNKVRRVMELSDSVCVIAIDSIPRGTGFLLFDRFILTNAHVVKDDVYLLSEHPCTYALSGTLTAVFNYEAIESEVKVLPVKSVLIAWGFKKDDKLRYLDFALLELDTVKPDNCPELLNCYKHGPSPNSGGIYIVGHPGCGFKKMDPCFIIGIENQLQSINKHISENVSCPYVSLQCWPYLYKNQITYDSCFLHGSSGSPVFDEHCHLIGMHTGGFDYKEGETTRSVIEFSYSMQPILESIITQVKTTRRDILKLLSTFKPIQAHYNLGNIEDAYEANMLIKEELESEIEKMEHMSLE; translated from the exons ATGGCAGAAGAgtgtttaaatgaatcatgcaaa AATGCAGAAGGAAAACGCCACAGTTTCCAGTTCCGCATCAGAAATGGAGAGACAAATAAAGTTGTATGCGATACATCCCAAACTGTATTTGGAGCACTTAATAAGAATTCAAAATTTAAAAGTGGTGCTAAGGACGGGAAAGAAATAATAATCAAAAGACCCAAAGGACAAACCCATGGAGCAGCTGTGAATACAGATTTCCCCTGCTGCCTTATTGAAGATGATGAGACCTTACAAATTAACTTCTACAAAAATGAAGAAATTGAACCTACAAACCAGGAAACAACTATACATACTGACCCTAAAAGCCTAGTCATCTTTTACATCAGGACGAGAGGGAAGATAACGAAAAAAATAATGAAGAGCAATGTTTTTTTGAACATTGactatgtttgtgtgtttgcacACCAAGGAGATACCTTGAAAAATGCTCTTCAGCATGACGGCAGATTTATTGATGACATTTTTGACGGTGACTGTGTACTCTTTGATGATAAAGCAATCAACTATGAATTAAATATGCCTGTAGATTTTTGTAATGGCAAGACTTTTGAGTTGAATGGTACATATAAAAAGCCACAAGTGACAAGTGTCAAAAATGATGGTGAGTCTTTTCACTACAGCCAACAGAAGAAAAACACCAAACAAAAACCagttgaagaaaaaaagacaatggTCACAGATTCTTCAACTGAAGGGCATGCAACTGCGAGTACTTCTGGAAATTCTTCTGGGGATTCTGGACATTCATTCTTCACTGACATTCAGAACATTCTGCAGACTCTGTGTAAAGATCTACTGAATCAGCTAAAACAACAAGAGAACTCTCAGGATGGAGAGTTATTGCGAAAAGACTATGATAAAGGTGTTGTCGAGTGTTTCACTGAGGTGAACAAAGTGAGACGGGTCATGGAGCTGtctgactctgtgtgtgtgattgcAATTGATAGTATTCCCAGAGGAACCGGCTTCTTACTCTTTGACAGATTCATCCTCACCAATGCTCATGTTGTTAAGGACGATGTATATCTCCTATCGGAGCATCCATGCACATATGCGCTTTCTGGGACTCTGACAGCTGTGTTTAATTATGAAGCAATAGAATCTGAGGTAAAAGTTCTGCCAGTGAAGAGTGTCCTTATTGCGTGGGGTTTTAAAAAGGATGACAAGCTTAGGTACCTTGATTTTGCTCTTCTGGAATTGGACACGGTTAAACCTGATAACTGTCCTGAATTGCTCAATTGTTATAAGCATGGCCCCTCTCCTAACAGTGGTGGGATCTACATTGTGGGACACCCAGGTTGTGGGTTTAAGAAGATGGACCCCTGCTTCATCATTGGGATTGAGAATCAACTACAGAGTATAAACAAACATATATCTGAGAATGTTTCCTGTCCATATGTGTCATTGCAATGTTGGCCATATCTATACAAGAACCAGATAACTTATGACTCTTGTTTCCTTCATGGATCATCTGGCTCCCCGGTGTTTGATGAACACTGCCATCTGATCGGCATGCACACTGGTGGCTTTGATTACAAAGAAGGTGAAACAACTAGAAGCGTTATAGAGTTTTCATACTCCATGCAGCCCATCCTGGAAAGTATCATCACACAAGTCAAGACGACAAGAAGGGACATCTTAAAATTACTCTCAACATTTAAACCTATACAAGCACATTATAACCTTGGGAACATTGAGGATGCATATGAAGCAAACATGCTCATTAAGGAAGAACTGGAGAGCGAAATCGAGAAAATGGAACACATGAGTCTTGAGTGA
- the LOC137071512 gene encoding serine protease FAM111A isoform X1, with protein sequence MAKSPPNKKLKQTDLPSYFQQNPKDDASAETSHDAQERMDRSCQKQEEKPSKSDYALQLNAEGKRHSFQFRIRNGETNKVVCDTSQTVFGALNKNSKFKSGAKDGKEIIIKRPKGQTHGAAVNTDFPCCLIEDDETLQINFYKNEEIEPTNQETTIHTDPKSLVIFYIRTRGKITKKIMKSNVFLNIDYVCVFAHQGDTLKNALQHDGRFIDDIFDGDCVLFDDKAINYELNMPVDFCNGKTFELNGTYKKPQVTSVKNDGESFHYSQQKKNTKQKPVEEKKTMVTDSSTEGHATASTSGNSSGDSGHSFFTDIQNILQTLCKDLLNQLKQQENSQDGELLRKDYDKGVVECFTEVNKVRRVMELSDSVCVIAIDSIPRGTGFLLFDRFILTNAHVVKDDVYLLSEHPCTYALSGTLTAVFNYEAIESEVKVLPVKSVLIAWGFKKDDKLRYLDFALLELDTVKPDNCPELLNCYKHGPSPNSGGIYIVGHPGCGFKKMDPCFIIGIENQLQSINKHISENVSCPYVSLQCWPYLYKNQITYDSCFLHGSSGSPVFDEHCHLIGMHTGGFDYKEGETTRSVIEFSYSMQPILESIITQVKTTRRDILKLLSTFKPIQAHYNLGNIEDAYEANMLIKEELESEIEKMEHMSLE encoded by the exons ATGGCTAAATCACCTCCCAACAAAAAACTGAAGCAGACGGACCTTCCGAGTTACTTTCAGCAGAATCCT AAAGATGATGCATCTGCGGAGACGTCACACGATGCTCAG GAAAGAATGGATCGTTCATGTCAGAAACAGGAAGAGAAGCCTTCAAAAAGTGATTATGCGCTGCAGCTG AATGCAGAAGGAAAACGCCACAGTTTCCAGTTCCGCATCAGAAATGGAGAGACAAATAAAGTTGTATGCGATACATCCCAAACTGTATTTGGAGCACTTAATAAGAATTCAAAATTTAAAAGTGGTGCTAAGGACGGGAAAGAAATAATAATCAAAAGACCCAAAGGACAAACCCATGGAGCAGCTGTGAATACAGATTTCCCCTGCTGCCTTATTGAAGATGATGAGACCTTACAAATTAACTTCTACAAAAATGAAGAAATTGAACCTACAAACCAGGAAACAACTATACATACTGACCCTAAAAGCCTAGTCATCTTTTACATCAGGACGAGAGGGAAGATAACGAAAAAAATAATGAAGAGCAATGTTTTTTTGAACATTGactatgtttgtgtgtttgcacACCAAGGAGATACCTTGAAAAATGCTCTTCAGCATGACGGCAGATTTATTGATGACATTTTTGACGGTGACTGTGTACTCTTTGATGATAAAGCAATCAACTATGAATTAAATATGCCTGTAGATTTTTGTAATGGCAAGACTTTTGAGTTGAATGGTACATATAAAAAGCCACAAGTGACAAGTGTCAAAAATGATGGTGAGTCTTTTCACTACAGCCAACAGAAGAAAAACACCAAACAAAAACCagttgaagaaaaaaagacaatggTCACAGATTCTTCAACTGAAGGGCATGCAACTGCGAGTACTTCTGGAAATTCTTCTGGGGATTCTGGACATTCATTCTTCACTGACATTCAGAACATTCTGCAGACTCTGTGTAAAGATCTACTGAATCAGCTAAAACAACAAGAGAACTCTCAGGATGGAGAGTTATTGCGAAAAGACTATGATAAAGGTGTTGTCGAGTGTTTCACTGAGGTGAACAAAGTGAGACGGGTCATGGAGCTGtctgactctgtgtgtgtgattgcAATTGATAGTATTCCCAGAGGAACCGGCTTCTTACTCTTTGACAGATTCATCCTCACCAATGCTCATGTTGTTAAGGACGATGTATATCTCCTATCGGAGCATCCATGCACATATGCGCTTTCTGGGACTCTGACAGCTGTGTTTAATTATGAAGCAATAGAATCTGAGGTAAAAGTTCTGCCAGTGAAGAGTGTCCTTATTGCGTGGGGTTTTAAAAAGGATGACAAGCTTAGGTACCTTGATTTTGCTCTTCTGGAATTGGACACGGTTAAACCTGATAACTGTCCTGAATTGCTCAATTGTTATAAGCATGGCCCCTCTCCTAACAGTGGTGGGATCTACATTGTGGGACACCCAGGTTGTGGGTTTAAGAAGATGGACCCCTGCTTCATCATTGGGATTGAGAATCAACTACAGAGTATAAACAAACATATATCTGAGAATGTTTCCTGTCCATATGTGTCATTGCAATGTTGGCCATATCTATACAAGAACCAGATAACTTATGACTCTTGTTTCCTTCATGGATCATCTGGCTCCCCGGTGTTTGATGAACACTGCCATCTGATCGGCATGCACACTGGTGGCTTTGATTACAAAGAAGGTGAAACAACTAGAAGCGTTATAGAGTTTTCATACTCCATGCAGCCCATCCTGGAAAGTATCATCACACAAGTCAAGACGACAAGAAGGGACATCTTAAAATTACTCTCAACATTTAAACCTATACAAGCACATTATAACCTTGGGAACATTGAGGATGCATATGAAGCAAACATGCTCATTAAGGAAGAACTGGAGAGCGAAATCGAGAAAATGGAACACATGAGTCTTGAGTGA
- the LOC137072080 gene encoding serine protease FAM111A-like: MPKSTPAKKMENGSILKFLEIDSNSGPGRASQTGESVQERTNLTSKKKGNSGRNPLKERTNNFFKEEVKEGPSKSHMQQCEEGQSHTLNFRYKFKKYAVGCDTSKTVLDALNENNSFKKSKEENMEKEMVIKRSKGEVPRAAVKTDFPCCLIEKDELLDITYIKNTGQVDTKKKTTGRLSFSSGSENLVIFYIKTKGGEKVKRLMKNHELRKKVEDVCVYAFKEDKLKAALRRDGRFINVIFKKQCALRELGSETIYEINNGMSSTVEHLDRKHFEIIVICDDNQPESLEILSDVSTEMNEASAADLKENVDPNQHPVNSEQEKTQKRNPKKSKNTSAKYSKIIDSEEILGILRSQFKDLEETLKKRENLKNKSQVQTFYRAEYDKSVQSFSEVYKVKKLMSLSDSVCQIRVEGFARGTGFILFGQFILTNAHVVREFLESPDKLSSTKHLEAAFDFERLDSKVKLVPFKKQIAAYCFITDANKSRLDFALLELDSGDEITGRTELLSHFSPGSYPSGGICIVGHPDGGIKKMDPCFIIEKTNLQEAADKHISENVDFFNVITQRSFEDKWDIYQNQINYTSCFFHGSSGSPVFDEDCYLIGVHTGGYVYKGERGKTRSIVEYAYSMQSILDMIKAQARVRGRNEIVNTLEAYGDKSYESEAADEENLTDIEMED, from the exons ATGCCAAAATCAACACCAGCAAAGAAAATGGAGAACGGTAGCATTCTGAAGTTTTTAGAG ATTGACAGCAACAGTGGTCCGGGAAGGGCGTCACAAACTGGTGAAAGTGTACAG GAAAGAACCAATCTTACAAGCAAGAAAAAAGGAAACAGTGGCCGTAATCCTCTAAAG GAAAGGACAAACAACTTTTTCAAGGAAGAAGTTAAAGAGGGTCCATCAAAAAGCCATATGCAGCAG TGTGAGGAAGGACAAAGCCACACTTTAAATTTCCGCTACAAATTCAAGAAATATGCAGTGGGGTGTGATACATCCAAAACTGTGCTTGATGCTCTTAATGAGAACAACAGTTTCAAAAAGAGTAAAGAAGAAAACATGGAGAAAGAAATGGTCATCAAGAGATCTAAAGGAGAAGTTCCTAGAGCTGCTGTGAAGACGGATTTCCCCTGTTGTCTTATTGAAAAAGATGAGCTCTTAGATATAACCTACATCAAAAATACTGGACAAGTTgatacaaagaaaaaaacaactggAAGGCTTTCATTCTCCAGCGGATCAGAAAACCTCGTAATCTTTTACATTAAAACAAAAGGAGGGGAGAAAGTGAAACGCTTAATGAAAAACCATGAGCTGAGGAAGAAAGTTGAGGATGTTTGTGTGTATGCGTTCAAAGAAGACAAACTGAAGGCTGCTCTTCGGCGTGACGGACGATTCATCAATGTCATATTCAAGAAACAGTGTGCACTCCGTGAGCTTGGGAGCGAGACAATCTATGAAATCAACAATGGGATGTCAAGCACTGTGGAGCATCTTGATCGAAAGCATTTTGAGATCATTGTTATCTGTGATGACAACCAGCCAGAAAGCCTAGAAATTTTGAGTGATGTCAGCACTGAAATGAATGAAGCTTCAGCCGCTGATTTGAAAGAAAATGTAGATCCAAACCAACACCCCGTCAACTCTGAACAAGAAAAAACTCAAAAGAGAAACCCAAAGAAATCCAAAAATACTTCTGCTAAATACTCTAAAATAATTGACTCCGAAGAGATTCTGGGAATTCTGCGTTCTCAGTTTAAAGATTTAGAGGAGACGTTAAAGAAGAGAGAGAACCTAAAGAACAAGTCTCAGGTGCAAACGTTCTACAGAGCAGAATACGATAAAAGCGTTCAGAGTTTCTCTGAGGTGTATAAAGTAAAGAAGCTCATGAGCCTCTCTGACTCGGTGTGTCAGATTCGAGTGGAGGGATTCGCCAGAGGAACCGGTTTCATACTCTTTGGGCAGTTTATTCTCACTAACGCACATGTTGTTAGGGAATTTCTCGAGTCTCCAGACAAGCTTTCTTCTACAAAGCATTTAGAAGCTGCATTTGATTTTGAACGTCTGGACTCGAAGGTGAAGCTGGTGCCGTTCAAGAAACAGATTGCTGCTTACTGTTTCATAACAGATGCCAATAAAAGCCGTCTTGACTTTGCTCTTCTTGAACTGGATTCTGGTGATGAAATCACTGGCCGTACTGAGTTGCTCAGTCATTTTAGTCCTGGCTCATATCCAAGTGGTGGGATCTGCATTGTGGGACATCCAGATGGGGGGATTAAGAAAATGGACCCCTGCTTCATCATTGAGAAAACAAATCTACAAGAGGCTGCAGATAAGCACATATCTGAAAATGTCGATTTCTTTAATGTGATTACACAGAGGAGTTTTGAAGATAAATGGGACATTTATCAAAACCAGATTAATTATACCTCTTGTTTCTTTCATGGATCTTCTGGCTCTCCAGTTTTTGATGAAGACTGCTATCTGATTGGTGTGCACACCGGAGGCTATGTGTACAAAGGAGAAAGGGGTAAAACTAGGAGCATTGTGGAATATGCCTATTCCATGCAGTCCATCCTGGATATGATCAAAGCACAGGCTCGGGTAAGAGGTAGGAATGAGATTGTCAATACCCTAGAAGCCTACGGCGATAAAAGCTACGAGTCTGAGGCTGCAGATGAAGAGAATCTCACCGACATTGAGATGGAAGACTGA